The Xanthobacter flavus genome includes a window with the following:
- a CDS encoding multicopper oxidase family protein, with translation MTRPTPIPSLSRRAFLAGGAAAGALAVSGGWNRAFAAPLLAVESLTLDVNGKAAKVFAVKGPAGEGIFAKEGDRLSGAVLNTSDTPAVMHWHGQIFAPPEQDRARPDGGELAPGGTDQVDFPLTPGTHWMHSHTLSEQQLLAAPLVTREADAGDVQDVVLMLHDFSFRSPQEILAGLGGSSTHGSHGMGGTMHGMSGIAMPGMNHSGHGMGGMGGGMMTHANDVDYDAFLANRRTLGDPDVVRVEKGGRVRLRIINGGTATAFFISAQGLSPRCIAVDGVPCAPLLAEAFPLAQGQRMDLIVDIPASGGAFPVLAQVEASPRRTGLVLATVGASVPRIPETAGRPAGLVDLDFEARLSARKPLARRRADKVFPIMLGEEPGYRWTINGRTHAEAEPFVVSPGERVEMTFMNSTGMSHPMHLHGHHFQVVGIGGKRFPGAVRDTVMVPPHMPVTIAFDAGPKGEWFLHCHHLYHMATGMMAVVKVA, from the coding sequence ATGACCCGACCAACGCCAATTCCCAGCCTCTCCCGCCGCGCCTTCCTCGCGGGCGGTGCCGCCGCTGGCGCGCTCGCTGTTTCCGGCGGATGGAACCGCGCCTTCGCCGCCCCGCTCCTCGCCGTTGAGAGCCTCACCCTCGACGTGAACGGCAAGGCCGCCAAGGTTTTCGCGGTGAAGGGTCCGGCCGGTGAGGGCATCTTCGCCAAGGAGGGCGACCGCCTCTCCGGCGCCGTGCTCAACACCTCCGACACCCCCGCAGTGATGCACTGGCACGGCCAGATTTTCGCCCCGCCAGAGCAGGACCGGGCCCGCCCCGACGGCGGTGAATTGGCGCCCGGTGGGACGGACCAGGTGGATTTCCCGCTCACGCCCGGCACCCACTGGATGCATTCCCACACCCTGAGCGAGCAGCAACTGCTCGCCGCGCCGCTCGTCACCCGCGAGGCCGACGCCGGCGACGTGCAGGACGTGGTCTTGATGCTGCACGACTTCTCCTTTCGCAGCCCGCAGGAAATCCTCGCCGGTCTCGGCGGGAGCAGCACCCACGGCAGCCACGGCATGGGCGGGACCATGCACGGCATGTCCGGGATCGCCATGCCGGGAATGAACCATTCCGGGCACGGCATGGGCGGCATGGGCGGCGGGATGATGACCCACGCCAATGATGTGGACTACGACGCCTTCCTCGCCAATCGCCGGACGCTCGGCGATCCCGACGTGGTGCGGGTGGAGAAGGGCGGACGGGTACGGCTGCGCATCATCAACGGCGGCACCGCCACCGCCTTCTTCATCTCGGCACAAGGCCTCTCGCCACGCTGCATCGCGGTCGATGGCGTGCCTTGCGCGCCTCTTCTGGCGGAAGCCTTTCCGCTGGCGCAGGGCCAGCGCATGGACTTGATTGTGGACATCCCGGCCAGTGGCGGCGCCTTCCCCGTGCTGGCACAGGTGGAGGCCTCGCCGCGCCGGACTGGTCTCGTCCTTGCGACCGTCGGCGCGTCCGTCCCGCGCATCCCCGAAACGGCCGGCCGTCCGGCGGGGCTGGTCGATCTCGACTTCGAGGCGCGCCTTTCCGCCCGCAAACCGCTCGCGCGGCGGCGGGCCGACAAGGTCTTTCCGATCATGCTCGGAGAGGAGCCCGGCTACCGCTGGACCATCAACGGGCGGACCCATGCCGAGGCCGAGCCATTCGTGGTGAGCCCCGGAGAGCGGGTGGAGATGACCTTCATGAACTCCACCGGCATGAGCCATCCCATGCACCTGCACGGTCATCATTTCCAGGTGGTCGGCATAGGTGGGAAGCGCTTCCCCGGGGCGGTGCGCGACACGGTAATGGTGCCCCCGCATATGCCCGTCACCATCGCCTTCGATGCCGGGCCGAAGGGCGAGTGGTTCCTCCATTGCCATCACCTCTACCACATGGCCACAGGCATGATGGCGGTGGTGAAGGTGGCCTGA
- a CDS encoding DMT family transporter, giving the protein MVKLGIALALISAGLFGASTPLAKLLLGAIDPWMMAGLLYLGAGAGLAAVHLSRAALRLPAVEAPLRRTDVPWLALVILAGGVLGPLLLMFGLARTDGASASLLLNLEGVATMAIAWIAFREHVDRRLLLGALAILAGAALLSWQGRATLDVGAALIAGACLCWGVDNNLTRKLSSADPVQIAMLKGLIAGTINLVIALGHGAAFPSDAAIAAAAVVGFFGYGVSLALFVLALRHLGTARTGAYFSLAPFVGAVLSIALLGEAITFQLVIAGLLMALGLWLHLSEQHEHEHAHEALEHEHRHRHDAHHQHAHDADTRSGEPHTHWHRHAPMMHRHPHYPDIHHRHGHGT; this is encoded by the coding sequence ATTGTGAAGCTTGGTATCGCTTTGGCCCTCATCTCGGCTGGACTGTTCGGCGCGAGCACGCCGCTCGCCAAGCTGCTTCTCGGCGCCATCGACCCGTGGATGATGGCCGGCCTGCTCTACCTCGGGGCGGGCGCGGGCCTCGCGGCCGTCCACCTGTCAAGGGCAGCGCTCCGGCTACCGGCGGTGGAAGCGCCGCTGCGCCGGACCGATGTGCCATGGCTCGCACTGGTGATCCTCGCTGGCGGCGTCCTCGGCCCGCTGCTGCTCATGTTCGGCCTTGCCCGCACCGATGGTGCGAGCGCATCCCTCCTGCTCAATCTGGAAGGTGTGGCGACCATGGCTATCGCCTGGATCGCTTTCCGCGAGCATGTAGACAGGCGCCTCCTTCTGGGCGCGCTCGCGATCCTCGCCGGGGCTGCGCTGCTGTCATGGCAGGGCCGGGCGACGCTCGACGTCGGTGCCGCGCTGATCGCGGGGGCGTGCCTGTGCTGGGGCGTCGACAACAACCTGACCCGGAAGCTCTCGTCTGCCGATCCCGTGCAGATCGCCATGCTGAAGGGCCTGATCGCCGGAACCATCAATCTCGTGATCGCCCTCGGCCATGGGGCGGCCTTCCCTTCGGACGCGGCCATCGCCGCGGCTGCCGTGGTCGGCTTCTTCGGCTATGGCGTCAGCCTCGCCCTTTTTGTGCTCGCGCTCCGCCATCTCGGCACCGCGCGCACCGGCGCCTATTTCTCGCTCGCGCCGTTCGTTGGGGCCGTCCTGTCCATTGCCCTGCTCGGCGAGGCCATTACGTTCCAGCTCGTGATCGCGGGTCTACTCATGGCACTCGGCCTCTGGCTGCACCTCTCGGAGCAGCATGAGCACGAGCACGCACATGAGGCGTTGGAGCACGAGCACCGCCACCGCCACGACGCGCACCACCAGCACGCCCACGATGCGGATACACGCTCCGGCGAGCCGCACACCCACTGGCACCGGCACGCGCCGATGATGCACCGGCATCCCCACTATCCGGACATCCACCACAGGCACGGACACGGCACGTAG
- a CDS encoding LysR family transcriptional regulator, with protein MNRFTLRALRTFVTVAECGTIAAAAERLCRSQGSVSTTISEFEDQVGLQLFVRKPAKGLALTPSGELVALEARGLLAHADEFESIAGALGNAVEGELTVGCFTNLAPVVFANIMGSFAARYPQIRIHIEIGDQEEILDGLKSGRVETALTFDLGLSDQFQAVPMATLPAFAVLPNAHPLATRTSLRLEELAPEPMILMDLPHTREYFLSLFYALGLEPHVRFRSSSFEAVRTLVGNGLGYSILNLKPALTTTYDGTQIVNVALEDGVRPLKVVLINLKRVAKRRLTMTFQDFVRGFLINWSKSQID; from the coding sequence ATGAACCGCTTTACGCTCCGAGCGCTCCGGACCTTTGTGACGGTGGCCGAATGCGGAACCATCGCCGCAGCCGCGGAGCGTCTCTGCCGGAGCCAGGGCTCGGTCTCGACCACCATTAGCGAATTTGAAGATCAGGTCGGCCTCCAACTGTTCGTGCGAAAGCCTGCCAAGGGCTTGGCGCTGACGCCGTCCGGCGAGTTGGTTGCGCTGGAGGCACGGGGCCTGTTGGCTCATGCCGACGAGTTTGAGTCCATCGCCGGCGCTCTGGGCAATGCGGTGGAGGGGGAGCTGACGGTGGGCTGCTTTACCAACCTCGCCCCAGTCGTTTTCGCCAACATCATGGGCTCTTTTGCGGCCCGCTACCCTCAAATTCGCATCCACATTGAGATCGGGGATCAGGAGGAGATCCTTGATGGGCTCAAGAGCGGCCGCGTCGAAACTGCACTGACATTCGATCTTGGCCTTTCCGATCAATTCCAGGCGGTGCCGATGGCGACGCTTCCCGCCTTTGCGGTTTTGCCGAATGCCCATCCGCTCGCCACGCGTACGAGCTTGCGCCTTGAGGAACTTGCCCCCGAGCCCATGATCCTGATGGACTTACCGCACACCCGCGAATACTTTCTTTCTCTCTTCTATGCTCTCGGGCTTGAGCCACACGTTCGTTTTCGGTCCTCGTCCTTCGAGGCCGTTCGCACTTTGGTCGGTAATGGACTAGGTTATTCGATCCTGAACCTGAAGCCCGCACTAACGACCACCTATGACGGGACCCAGATCGTCAACGTCGCCCTGGAAGATGGCGTGCGCCCTCTCAAGGTGGTGCTCATTAACTTGAAACGCGTGGCCAAGCGCCGACTGACAATGACCTTCCAGGATTTCGTGCGGGGGTTTCTTATCAACTGGTCCAAAAGCCAGATCGATTGA
- a CDS encoding carbon-nitrogen hydrolase family protein, with product MQAVLSDRGSRKVVVAAAHVAAPPFDLAGGVAKAIEVISDAARAGARLVVFPESFIPGFPIWSGLYRPIDAHRFFRRFAESALLSDRGPITEIAAAAARHRIFVSLGFCEVSPTSPGCMWNSQALISDAGEIVNLHRKLVPTFYEQLSWNRGDAAGLRVVETSFARIGGLICGENNNPLARYVLMSEGEEIHCSCYPAIWPFRNPLGSAPYDLKDAIRFRTAAHAFEAKVFCVVAAGVLDDATVAAVSEGDEEVAQMMRACPRASSMIVGPNGEVLAERPPETEGLVVAEIDLSTLVELKQHHDMAGYYNRHELFSLRIRRERPRLLDSVSDAPADLYGETEVPASFGAAAE from the coding sequence ATGCAAGCCGTTTTGAGCGATCGAGGAAGCCGCAAAGTGGTGGTTGCTGCGGCGCACGTCGCGGCACCCCCCTTCGACTTAGCCGGCGGCGTTGCGAAGGCAATCGAGGTCATTTCGGATGCCGCTCGGGCGGGTGCCCGTCTCGTGGTGTTCCCGGAGTCGTTCATACCCGGCTTTCCGATCTGGAGCGGCCTCTACCGACCCATAGATGCGCACCGCTTCTTTCGCCGGTTTGCCGAAAGCGCGCTCCTTTCGGATCGAGGCCCAATAACCGAAATCGCGGCCGCTGCCGCGCGCCACCGAATTTTCGTGAGTCTCGGCTTCTGTGAAGTTTCTCCGACGAGCCCGGGCTGCATGTGGAATTCGCAGGCGCTCATTTCGGATGCCGGCGAGATCGTGAACCTGCACCGCAAGCTGGTGCCGACCTTCTACGAGCAGCTTTCCTGGAACCGCGGAGATGCCGCGGGCCTGCGAGTCGTGGAGACCTCGTTCGCCCGTATCGGCGGGCTGATCTGCGGTGAGAACAACAACCCGCTCGCCCGCTACGTGCTGATGAGCGAGGGCGAGGAGATTCACTGCTCCTGCTATCCCGCGATCTGGCCCTTCCGCAATCCGCTGGGCAGCGCCCCCTATGATCTGAAGGATGCCATCCGCTTCCGCACCGCGGCCCATGCCTTCGAGGCCAAGGTCTTTTGCGTGGTCGCCGCCGGGGTGCTGGACGACGCCACGGTCGCCGCCGTGAGCGAAGGCGATGAGGAGGTCGCGCAGATGATGCGGGCGTGTCCGCGCGCCTCATCCATGATCGTGGGACCCAACGGCGAGGTTCTGGCGGAACGGCCACCGGAGACCGAGGGGCTGGTGGTTGCGGAGATCGACCTCTCGACGCTGGTGGAGCTCAAGCAGCACCACGACATGGCCGGTTATTACAATCGGCACGAGCTGTTTTCCCTGCGGATACGCCGCGAGCGACCGCGCCTGCTCGACAGCGTGAGCGACGCGCCAGCTGATCTCTATGGCGAGACCGAGGTGCCGGCTTCGTTCGGCGCCGCCGCGGAATAG
- a CDS encoding ABC transporter permease, with product MRATPLRRSLPGAPFLIGAAAVLAFLACWWVSARTFDPMRVPQPADVWDAAVQLATTGYAGGTLLDHTLHSIRLAFLGFAVAAGSALPIGLAMGMSRSAEAVFGPIIAFIRPIPPLAWIPLAIIWFGLGDGAKIFVIWFTAFVPTLINTFTGVRNVDPNIIAAARVHGAGTRRLLLDVILPGAAPMIFSGLRVSLQASWMALVAAELIGAFFGLGRVLMTAAQDIFPGMIVVAMAAVAACGATMTWLLGVAERRCLPWLKVTP from the coding sequence ATGCGCGCCACCCCCCTGCGCCGTTCCCTGCCTGGCGCGCCATTTCTGATCGGCGCCGCCGCCGTTCTCGCCTTCCTCGCCTGCTGGTGGGTCTCGGCGAGAACATTCGATCCCATGCGCGTTCCGCAGCCGGCGGATGTCTGGGATGCCGCCGTCCAGCTCGCGACCACGGGCTATGCGGGTGGGACGCTTCTCGATCACACGCTTCATTCCATTCGGCTCGCCTTCCTCGGGTTCGCGGTGGCGGCAGGTTCGGCCTTGCCCATCGGTCTGGCCATGGGCATGAGCCGGAGCGCGGAAGCGGTGTTCGGCCCCATCATCGCCTTCATACGGCCGATCCCGCCACTCGCCTGGATTCCGCTCGCCATCATCTGGTTCGGGCTCGGCGACGGGGCCAAGATCTTCGTGATCTGGTTCACCGCGTTCGTGCCGACACTGATCAACACTTTCACCGGCGTCCGCAATGTCGACCCCAACATCATTGCCGCCGCCCGCGTGCATGGAGCCGGCACGCGCCGCCTCCTGCTAGACGTGATCCTGCCCGGCGCCGCGCCGATGATCTTTTCGGGCCTGCGGGTGTCGCTCCAGGCATCATGGATGGCACTGGTGGCAGCGGAACTGATCGGCGCCTTCTTCGGGCTCGGCCGCGTCCTGATGACGGCGGCGCAGGACATCTTCCCGGGCATGATCGTCGTAGCGATGGCCGCGGTGGCGGCCTGCGGGGCGACCATGACCTGGCTTCTCGGCGTCGCCGAGCGGCGCTGCCTGCCCTGGCTCAAGGTGACGCCATGA
- a CDS encoding ABC transporter permease, with amino-acid sequence MLSKSATRLPPRRASRPWLPRGARLPLLSAASISVVLGLWFGLALSGLLPKMVLPSPWDVAQALVKNIGVPFAGATLQQHLIASLGRFFSGFVLAVVVGVPMGLAMGWFAPFRHAIAPFFETFRFIAPLAWVPFAALWFGTGIGGPILIVFSGAFAACVINTFRGTQMTDERLIEACRTMGASNFRLIVDVLLPSALPSIMAGVRVAAALGWQSLIGAELIVASSGVGYLIVQGQGSVETPIVMAGMATIGFIGLVIDLGLRQIDARIGRNWRTGA; translated from the coding sequence ATGCTTTCAAAAAGCGCGACGCGCCTCCCGCCCCGGCGGGCCTCCCGCCCCTGGCTGCCGCGCGGCGCCCGCCTTCCTCTGCTCTCGGCCGCCAGCATCAGCGTCGTGCTCGGATTGTGGTTCGGCCTCGCCTTGTCAGGGCTGCTGCCGAAGATGGTCCTGCCATCTCCCTGGGACGTGGCGCAGGCGCTGGTGAAGAACATTGGCGTGCCGTTTGCTGGCGCAACGCTGCAGCAGCACCTCATAGCGAGCCTCGGGCGCTTCTTCTCGGGCTTTGTCCTCGCGGTGGTGGTCGGTGTGCCGATGGGGCTCGCCATGGGCTGGTTCGCGCCCTTCCGCCACGCCATAGCGCCCTTCTTCGAGACCTTCCGCTTCATCGCTCCGCTTGCCTGGGTGCCATTTGCGGCGCTGTGGTTCGGCACGGGCATCGGAGGGCCGATCCTCATCGTCTTCTCGGGTGCTTTCGCGGCCTGCGTCATCAATACGTTCCGTGGCACGCAGATGACCGATGAACGGCTCATCGAGGCATGCCGCACCATGGGGGCGAGCAACTTCAGGCTCATCGTGGACGTGCTTCTGCCCTCTGCTTTGCCATCCATCATGGCCGGGGTCCGCGTTGCGGCGGCGCTGGGGTGGCAATCGCTGATCGGGGCCGAGTTGATCGTGGCCTCTTCGGGGGTCGGCTATCTCATCGTGCAGGGGCAGGGCTCGGTGGAAACGCCCATCGTCATGGCCGGCATGGCGACCATCGGCTTCATCGGGCTCGTCATCGACCTTGGCCTACGGCAGATCGACGCCCGGATCGGGCGCAACTGGAGGACGGGCGCATGA
- a CDS encoding ABC transporter ATP-binding protein produces MSGISFNDVTRSFERKGGTYQALEPVSLHVPDGEFVAIVGPSGCGKTTLLRLAAGLDHPTTGSVTVGGRTVSGPGPDRAVVFQQFALLPWKTVRQNIGFGLKCRGLGEAEARPLVDRYLATMRLEGHGDSYPHQLSGGMQQRVAIARSFILEPEVLLMDEPFGALDAQTRIEMQEELIRLTAGQRRTVLFITHSVEEATYLADRVVVMAGRPGSIREIIDVAALRKSECWAERTVEEVMELDSFIRIRTRLWRLLRSAGAHPAGDATDRNLSIAS; encoded by the coding sequence ATGAGCGGCATCTCATTCAACGACGTCACCCGCTCCTTCGAGCGCAAAGGCGGCACCTACCAGGCCCTCGAGCCCGTCTCCCTTCACGTTCCGGATGGCGAGTTCGTGGCCATCGTCGGCCCCTCCGGCTGCGGCAAGACGACCTTGCTCCGCCTTGCCGCGGGGCTCGACCATCCGACGACCGGCAGCGTGACCGTGGGCGGCCGGACGGTCTCGGGCCCCGGCCCCGACCGGGCTGTGGTGTTCCAGCAGTTTGCCCTCCTGCCATGGAAGACAGTGCGTCAGAACATCGGTTTCGGCCTCAAATGCCGTGGTTTGGGCGAAGCCGAAGCGCGCCCGCTCGTGGACCGCTATCTCGCCACCATGCGCCTCGAAGGCCACGGCGATAGCTATCCCCACCAATTGTCGGGCGGCATGCAGCAGCGGGTTGCCATCGCCCGCTCCTTCATCCTGGAGCCCGAGGTTCTGCTGATGGACGAGCCCTTCGGAGCGCTCGATGCGCAGACCCGGATCGAAATGCAGGAGGAACTCATCCGCCTCACGGCGGGCCAGCGCCGTACCGTGCTGTTCATCACCCATTCCGTGGAGGAGGCAACCTATCTGGCCGATCGCGTGGTGGTGATGGCGGGCCGGCCTGGTTCCATCCGCGAGATCATCGACGTTGCCGCCCTCCGCAAGTCCGAATGCTGGGCGGAGCGCACTGTCGAGGAGGTTATGGAACTGGACTCGTTCATCCGCATCCGCACGCGGCTCTGGCGCCTCCTTCGCTCCGCCGGTGCGCACCCGGCGGGCGACGCCACCGACCGCAATCTCTCCATCGCCTCGTGA
- a CDS encoding ABC transporter substrate-binding protein: MNISYQPALYWSLPFYIATERGWWKDVGIEPSFSTFPAGPQQIAAAPSKSWDIGGTGSPPAVLGAVRFNLVTIALADDQSDTAWVAARAKDADAILKDPSILKGKEILLTTNSTGHYTAVACLKKMGLGPNEVRVVNLGPAQAIAAYSSGNGAIAAAWPPFSYTLQEKADTKTLCTGRDGGAAVTAAVVVRADYAQEHPETVAKVLAVYLRSIAWQKKHRAETLEYMKKFYPEGGTTLSDQFIQIDYDKRPIYTLDEQLKLFDRSKGPSVMDTWHNDLAEYLRSTGTLQKTPDAKDYITDKYLKMIADDPKLHAFAMDAS, translated from the coding sequence GTGAACATCTCCTATCAGCCGGCTCTCTACTGGTCACTTCCATTCTATATCGCCACGGAGCGGGGCTGGTGGAAGGATGTCGGCATCGAGCCGAGCTTCTCCACCTTCCCGGCCGGCCCGCAGCAGATCGCCGCTGCGCCTTCCAAGTCCTGGGATATCGGCGGCACCGGCTCGCCGCCGGCGGTGCTTGGCGCGGTGCGCTTCAACCTCGTGACCATCGCCCTTGCCGACGATCAGTCCGACACCGCCTGGGTGGCCGCGCGCGCCAAGGATGCCGACGCTATCCTGAAGGATCCCTCCATCCTGAAGGGCAAGGAAATCCTGCTCACCACCAACTCGACCGGCCACTACACCGCGGTGGCCTGCCTGAAGAAGATGGGCCTTGGCCCGAACGAGGTGCGCGTCGTCAATCTCGGCCCGGCCCAGGCCATCGCCGCCTATTCGTCCGGAAACGGCGCAATTGCCGCCGCGTGGCCGCCCTTCTCCTACACGCTCCAGGAAAAGGCCGACACCAAGACCCTCTGCACCGGCCGCGATGGCGGCGCAGCGGTGACCGCCGCCGTTGTGGTGCGCGCCGATTACGCGCAGGAGCATCCCGAGACGGTCGCCAAGGTGCTGGCTGTTTACCTGCGCTCCATTGCGTGGCAGAAGAAGCACCGAGCCGAGACTCTGGAATACATGAAGAAGTTCTATCCCGAGGGCGGTACGACTCTGTCCGACCAATTTATCCAGATCGATTACGATAAGCGGCCGATCTATACGCTGGACGAGCAGCTGAAGCTGTTCGACCGTTCCAAGGGGCCGTCCGTGATGGATACGTGGCACAACGACCTTGCCGAATATCTAAGGTCCACCGGGACGCTTCAAAAGACGCCTGACGCCAAGGACTACATCACGGACAAATACCTGAAGATGATCGCCGACGACCCCAAGCTTCACGCGTTTGCGATGGACGCGAGCTGA